One Kineococcus aurantiacus genomic window carries:
- a CDS encoding diguanylate cyclase domain-containing protein, whose protein sequence is MDFRHRFLPWQAYTAFGAVFGVLGLLVPAGLLHDALFSVVSLSAAAATAVGARLHRPQRASAWWLLAAGLLCWALGDVSYAVCYDWLGWDAYPSVPDVFYVAAYPLIAAAMLRMARQARPGSDREGVIDAAILAVGFGMLSWTFLVRPALHTLPQDLPAGLVALAYPVGDVVVLAMLVRVFSAAGHGSRAFTLLAGAATAMLTADALWQAAEAYSTLDATWIDSVFVLSYVLWGAAALHPSMRRLSDPSPATRDEFSRLRLVVLTAASLLSPGTLGVELALGQPTQGWAVVISSSVLFVLVVARMSALLGRLREQTALLGDLARTDPLTGLLNRRSADAELERVRARARRDGVPLVVALLDLDHFKAFNDTRGHPAGDRLLVGASAAWRETLRGSGVQLARWGGEEFLAVSCGRAPEQVEQLLDRLRAVVPEGQTFSAGVARWDGQEDVAALVARADAALYAAKHAGRACTRTAHDPRERVSPGR, encoded by the coding sequence GTGGACTTCCGGCACCGGTTCCTGCCCTGGCAGGCCTACACCGCCTTCGGCGCGGTGTTCGGCGTGCTGGGCCTGCTCGTGCCCGCGGGGCTGCTGCACGACGCGCTGTTCTCCGTCGTCAGCCTGTCCGCCGCCGCGGCGACGGCCGTCGGCGCGCGGCTGCACCGCCCGCAGCGGGCCTCGGCGTGGTGGCTGCTGGCGGCCGGTCTGCTGTGCTGGGCCCTGGGGGACGTCAGCTACGCCGTCTGCTACGACTGGCTGGGCTGGGACGCCTACCCCAGCGTCCCGGACGTCTTCTACGTCGCCGCCTACCCCCTCATCGCGGCGGCCATGCTGCGGATGGCCCGCCAGGCCCGGCCCGGCTCCGACCGCGAGGGGGTCATCGACGCGGCGATCCTGGCGGTCGGCTTCGGGATGCTGTCGTGGACCTTCCTGGTCCGGCCGGCCCTGCACACGCTGCCGCAGGACCTGCCCGCCGGGCTCGTCGCCCTGGCCTACCCCGTCGGCGACGTCGTCGTGCTCGCCATGCTGGTGCGCGTCTTCTCCGCGGCCGGGCACGGCTCGCGCGCCTTCACCCTGCTGGCCGGCGCCGCCACGGCCATGCTGACCGCCGACGCGCTCTGGCAGGCCGCCGAGGCCTACTCGACGCTGGACGCGACCTGGATCGACTCCGTCTTCGTCCTGTCCTACGTCCTGTGGGGCGCCGCGGCGCTGCACCCCTCCATGCGGCGCCTGTCCGACCCGTCCCCGGCCACCCGCGACGAGTTCAGCCGCCTGCGCCTGGTCGTCCTGACCGCCGCCAGCCTCCTGTCGCCGGGCACCCTGGGCGTGGAGCTCGCCCTCGGCCAGCCCACGCAGGGCTGGGCCGTCGTCATCAGCTCCTCCGTCCTGTTCGTCCTCGTCGTGGCCCGCATGTCGGCCCTGCTGGGGCGGCTGCGCGAGCAGACGGCCCTGCTGGGCGACCTGGCCCGCACCGACCCCCTCACCGGGCTGCTGAACCGCCGCAGCGCCGACGCCGAGCTGGAACGGGTCCGCGCCCGCGCCCGGCGCGACGGGGTCCCCCTGGTCGTCGCCCTCCTGGACCTGGACCACTTCAAGGCCTTCAACGACACCCGCGGCCACCCCGCCGGGGACCGCCTCCTCGTGGGGGCGTCCGCGGCGTGGCGCGAGACCCTTCGCGGCAGCGGCGTCCAGCTGGCGCGCTGGGGTGGGGAGGAGTTCCTCGCCGTGTCCTGCGGGAGGGCCCCCGAGCAGGTCGAGCAGCTGCTGGACCGGCTGCGCGCCGTCGTGCCCGAGGGGCAGACCTTCTCCGCGGGCGTGGCCCGCTGGGACGGGCAGGAGGACGTGGCCGCCCTCGTGGCGCGCGCCG
- the valS gene encoding valine--tRNA ligase, translating to MSDATTPSAPPAAQFRATTAPGVEVPDRPTVDGLEERWAPQWQDSGTYAFDRTAQRADVYSIDTPPPTVSGSLHVGHVFSYTHTDVVARFQRMRGKSVFYPMGWDDNGLPTERRVQNYYGVRCDPSLPYDPSFVPPEKAPKNDRDFVQVSRRNFVELCDRLTAEDEQVFESLWRRLGLSVDWSHTYSTISATSRATAQRAFLRNLARGEAYSQQAPTLWDTTFRTAVAQAELEDRETEGAYHRLGFQRTDGGGTVFIETTRPVLLPACVALVAHPDDERYQPLFGTTVRTPLFGVEVPVLAHELADPGKGSGIAMICTFGDTTDITWWRELQLDNRAVIGRDGRLLRETPAWLVGTPGEEVYATIAGATVFSAQKTLVEALQASGDMVGEPKKIVHPVKFYEKGDRPLEVVSTRQWYLRNGGRDGELRSALLGRGAELAWHPEHMKHRYDHWVSGLNGDWLISRQRFFGVPFPVWYPLDADGEPVYDSPVTPSEDALPVDPAAEPAPGYTEDQRGVPGGFAADPDVMDTWATSSLTPLLAGGWERDEDLFSRVYPMDLRPQGQDIIRTWLFSTVVRSHLEFGGLPWARTALSGWILDPDRKKMSKSKGNVVTPLALLEEFGSDAVRYWAASSRLGTDATFDTGQMKIGRRLAMKLLNASKFVLGLGVERGDAADPAAVTEPIDAGVLAGLAVVVQQATEAFERYDHASALDVTEKFFWNFCDDWVELVKDRAYGSRGEGPAASARATAAIALRTLLRLFAPFLPYAAEEVWSWWQDGSVHTTAWPVLPELGTVDAAAGGVLPAAGQALSVLRKVKSEAKVSQKTPLSAATVSGPAALVEAARQAEGDVLAASRAASITWVVVEGAESLTAQAQIAPAGD from the coding sequence ATGTCCGACGCCACCACCCCCTCGGCCCCGCCCGCAGCGCAGTTCCGCGCCACCACCGCGCCCGGCGTCGAGGTACCCGACCGTCCCACCGTGGACGGCCTGGAGGAGCGCTGGGCCCCGCAGTGGCAGGACTCCGGCACCTACGCCTTCGACCGCACCGCGCAGCGCGCCGACGTGTACTCCATCGACACCCCGCCGCCCACGGTGTCGGGGTCGCTGCACGTGGGTCACGTCTTCAGCTACACCCACACCGACGTGGTCGCCCGCTTCCAGCGCATGCGCGGCAAGTCCGTCTTCTACCCGATGGGCTGGGACGACAACGGCCTGCCCACCGAGCGCCGCGTGCAGAACTACTACGGCGTGCGCTGCGACCCGTCGCTGCCGTACGACCCTTCGTTCGTGCCGCCGGAGAAGGCCCCGAAGAACGACCGCGACTTCGTCCAGGTCTCCCGGCGCAACTTCGTGGAGCTGTGCGACCGGCTGACGGCCGAGGACGAGCAGGTGTTCGAGTCGCTGTGGCGGCGCCTGGGCCTGTCGGTCGACTGGTCCCACACGTACTCCACGATCTCGGCGACCTCGCGCGCCACGGCGCAGCGGGCGTTCCTGCGCAACCTGGCCCGCGGGGAGGCGTACTCCCAGCAGGCCCCCACGCTGTGGGACACGACGTTCCGCACGGCCGTGGCCCAGGCGGAGCTGGAGGACCGGGAGACCGAGGGCGCCTACCACCGGCTGGGCTTCCAGCGCACCGACGGCGGCGGGACGGTCTTCATCGAGACGACCCGCCCGGTGCTGCTGCCGGCGTGCGTGGCGCTGGTGGCCCACCCCGACGACGAGCGCTACCAGCCGCTGTTCGGCACGACGGTGCGCACGCCGCTGTTCGGCGTCGAGGTGCCCGTCCTGGCCCACGAGCTGGCCGACCCCGGGAAGGGGTCCGGCATCGCGATGATCTGCACCTTCGGCGACACGACCGACATCACCTGGTGGCGCGAGCTGCAGCTGGACAACCGGGCCGTCATCGGCCGCGACGGCCGGCTGCTGCGCGAGACCCCGGCCTGGCTGGTGGGGACCCCGGGCGAGGAGGTCTACGCCACGATCGCCGGGGCGACGGTGTTCAGCGCCCAGAAGACCCTCGTGGAGGCGTTGCAGGCCTCCGGCGACATGGTCGGGGAGCCCAAGAAGATCGTGCACCCGGTGAAGTTCTACGAGAAGGGCGACCGCCCGCTGGAGGTCGTCTCGACCCGCCAGTGGTACCTGCGCAACGGCGGCCGCGACGGCGAGCTGCGCTCGGCGCTGCTGGGGCGCGGCGCGGAGCTGGCCTGGCACCCCGAGCACATGAAGCACCGCTACGACCACTGGGTCTCGGGCCTGAACGGCGACTGGCTCATCTCCCGGCAGCGGTTCTTCGGCGTGCCGTTCCCGGTGTGGTACCCGCTGGACGCCGACGGCGAGCCGGTCTACGACTCCCCCGTCACCCCCTCCGAGGACGCGCTGCCGGTGGACCCCGCGGCCGAGCCCGCCCCGGGGTACACCGAGGACCAGCGCGGCGTGCCGGGCGGGTTCGCGGCCGACCCCGACGTCATGGACACGTGGGCGACGTCGTCGCTGACGCCGCTGCTGGCCGGCGGGTGGGAGCGCGACGAGGACCTGTTCTCCCGCGTGTACCCCATGGACCTGCGGCCGCAGGGGCAGGACATCATCCGCACCTGGCTGTTCTCCACCGTGGTGCGCTCGCACCTGGAGTTCGGCGGGCTGCCCTGGGCGCGGACGGCGCTGTCGGGCTGGATCCTGGACCCCGACCGCAAGAAGATGTCGAAGTCCAAGGGCAACGTCGTGACGCCGCTGGCGCTGCTGGAGGAGTTCGGCTCCGACGCGGTGCGGTACTGGGCGGCCTCCTCGCGGCTGGGCACCGACGCGACGTTCGACACGGGGCAGATGAAGATCGGCCGCCGGCTGGCGATGAAGCTGCTCAACGCCTCGAAGTTCGTGCTCGGCCTGGGGGTGGAGCGCGGGGACGCCGCGGACCCGGCCGCGGTCACCGAGCCGATCGACGCCGGTGTGCTGGCGGGCCTGGCGGTGGTCGTGCAGCAGGCCACGGAGGCCTTCGAGCGCTACGACCACGCCTCCGCCCTGGACGTGACGGAGAAGTTCTTCTGGAACTTCTGCGACGACTGGGTCGAGCTGGTCAAGGACCGCGCGTACGGCAGCCGCGGCGAGGGGCCGGCCGCCTCGGCCCGGGCGACCGCGGCCATCGCGCTGCGGACCCTGCTGCGGCTGTTCGCCCCGTTCCTGCCCTACGCGGCCGAGGAGGTCTGGTCGTGGTGGCAGGACGGGTCGGTGCACACCACCGCCTGGCCCGTGCTGCCCGAGCTGGGGACGGTCGACGCGGCGGCGGGCGGCGTGCTCCCGGCGGCGGGGCAGGCGCTGTCGGTGCTGCGCAAGGTCAAGAGCGAGGCGAAGGTCTCGCAGAAGACGCCGCTGTCGGCGGCCACCGTGTCCGGTCCCGCGGCGCTCGTCGAGGCGGCCCGGCAGGCCGAGGGCGACGTCCTGGCGGCCTCGCGCGCGGCGTCGATCACGTGGGTCGTCGTCGAGGGCGCCGAGTCGCTGACGGCGCAGGCGCAGATCGCCCCCGCCGGGGACTGA
- a CDS encoding YceI family protein has protein sequence MLTREGWPVTGASVTLLGADGSQVARAVTGGDGGFALLGVPAGAATMLVAAAAHEPRATSVVVPADGAWRVGEVRLRRQGGSDVPPPGVWVIDIAHSTISATAHHLGLSAVHGRFTGFSGVITVPEDVTRATVEVEIDATSIDTGNGVRDDHLRSPDFLDVARYPTLTFRAAGVQRGADGWVLAGDLTLLATTRPVELQLSYAGSGPDPWGGTRAAFTATTELHRDDFKMNWNQAVGIGVAVFGTTLKVQIDVQAVLQQ, from the coding sequence GTGCTGACCCGCGAGGGCTGGCCCGTGACCGGCGCCTCCGTGACGCTCCTGGGCGCCGACGGGTCGCAGGTGGCCCGGGCCGTGACCGGCGGCGACGGCGGCTTCGCCCTGCTCGGGGTGCCCGCGGGGGCGGCGACCATGCTCGTCGCCGCCGCGGCGCACGAGCCCCGCGCGACCAGCGTCGTCGTGCCCGCCGACGGCGCCTGGCGCGTCGGGGAGGTCCGGTTGCGGCGCCAGGGCGGCAGCGACGTCCCGCCGCCGGGGGTGTGGGTGATCGACATCGCGCACTCGACGATCTCCGCCACGGCCCACCACCTGGGCCTGTCCGCCGTGCACGGCCGGTTCACGGGCTTCTCCGGGGTCATCACCGTCCCCGAGGACGTCACGCGGGCCACCGTGGAGGTCGAGATCGACGCGACCTCCATCGACACCGGCAACGGCGTGCGCGACGACCACCTGCGCTCGCCGGACTTCCTCGACGTCGCCCGGTACCCCACGCTGACGTTCCGCGCCGCGGGCGTCCAGCGCGGCGCCGACGGCTGGGTCCTGGCCGGGGACCTGACCCTGCTGGCCACCACCCGGCCCGTGGAGCTGCAGCTGTCCTACGCCGGCAGCGGCCCGGACCCCTGGGGCGGCACCCGGGCGGCCTTCACGGCCACCACCGAGCTGCACCGCGACGACTTCAAGATGAACTGGAACCAGGCCGTCGGGATCGGGGTCGCCGTCTTCGGGACCACCCTGAAGGTCCAGATCGACGTCCAGGCCGTGCTGCAGCAGTAG
- a CDS encoding MarR family winged helix-turn-helix transcriptional regulator, with amino-acid sequence MVSGPAEALERELAVLLRRSRAINRETANSVHPDLEPEAYSLLVRLDDVGQARPSDLATFFGIGKPTLSRQVQLLERLGLVSREADPTDGRAVRLTLSPDGLEKVHAARAARRQRLHTRLEGWPEEDMTTLATLLHRLNTAI; translated from the coding sequence ATGGTCAGTGGCCCCGCCGAAGCGCTGGAACGCGAGCTCGCCGTCCTCCTGCGGCGATCGCGTGCGATCAACCGGGAGACCGCGAACAGCGTCCACCCGGACCTGGAGCCGGAGGCGTACAGCCTGCTCGTGCGCCTCGACGACGTCGGACAGGCGCGCCCCTCGGACCTGGCGACGTTCTTCGGGATCGGCAAGCCCACCTTGTCCCGGCAGGTCCAGCTCCTGGAGCGGCTGGGGCTGGTCAGCCGGGAGGCGGACCCGACCGACGGCCGCGCCGTGCGCCTGACCCTGTCCCCCGACGGCCTGGAGAAGGTCCACGCCGCCCGCGCCGCGCGCCGCCAGCGCCTGCACACCCGACTGGAGGGCTGGCCCGAGGAGGACATGACGACCCTGGCCACCCTCCTGCACCGGCTCAACACGGCCATCTGA
- a CDS encoding inositol-3-phosphate synthase, protein MAGPIRVAIVGVGNCAASLVQGVHYYRDADPSQSVPGLMHVQFGDYHVRDVEFVAAFDVDDKKVGTDLADAIGASENNTIKICDVPTTGVTVQRGHTLDGLGKYYRQTITESAAEPVDVVAALREARVDVLVCYLPVGSQDAAEFYAQCALDAKVAFVNALPVFIASDPEWAQKFTDAGVPIVGDDIKSQVGATITHRVLAKLLEDRGIELERTYQLNVGGNMDFKNMLERDRLESKKISKTQAVTSNVEADFGTRNVHIGPSDYVQWLDDRKWAYVRLEGKAFGGVPLNLEYKLEVWDSPNSAGVIIDAVRAAKIGLDRGIGGPLLSPSAYFMKSPPQQRDDETGRNGVEAFIAGTVDR, encoded by the coding sequence ATGGCAGGTCCGATCCGCGTCGCGATCGTCGGCGTCGGCAACTGCGCCGCCTCGCTCGTGCAGGGCGTCCACTACTACCGCGACGCCGACCCCTCGCAGTCCGTCCCCGGGCTGATGCACGTGCAGTTCGGCGACTACCACGTGCGCGACGTCGAGTTCGTCGCCGCCTTCGACGTCGACGACAAGAAGGTCGGCACCGACCTCGCCGACGCCATCGGCGCCAGCGAGAACAACACGATCAAGATCTGCGACGTCCCCACCACCGGCGTCACCGTCCAGCGCGGCCACACCCTCGACGGCCTGGGCAAGTACTACCGCCAGACCATCACCGAGTCCGCGGCCGAGCCCGTCGACGTCGTCGCCGCCCTGCGCGAGGCCCGCGTCGACGTCCTCGTCTGCTACCTGCCCGTCGGCTCCCAGGACGCCGCGGAGTTCTACGCGCAGTGCGCCCTGGACGCGAAGGTCGCCTTCGTCAACGCGCTGCCCGTGTTCATCGCCAGCGACCCCGAGTGGGCGCAGAAGTTCACCGACGCGGGCGTGCCGATCGTCGGCGACGACATCAAGTCCCAGGTCGGTGCGACCATCACCCACCGCGTGCTCGCCAAGCTGCTGGAGGACCGCGGCATCGAGCTGGAGCGCACCTACCAGTTGAACGTCGGCGGCAACATGGACTTCAAGAACATGCTCGAGCGCGACCGCCTGGAGTCCAAGAAGATCTCCAAGACGCAGGCCGTCACCTCCAACGTGGAGGCCGACTTCGGCACCCGCAACGTCCACATCGGCCCCAGCGACTACGTCCAGTGGCTCGACGACCGCAAGTGGGCCTACGTCCGCCTCGAGGGCAAGGCCTTCGGCGGCGTCCCGCTGAACCTGGAGTACAAGCTGGAGGTCTGGGACTCCCCGAACTCCGCCGGCGTCATCATCGACGCCGTCCGCGCCGCGAAGATCGGCCTGGACCGCGGCATCGGCGGCCCGCTGCTGTCCCCGTCGGCGTACTTCATGAAGTCCCCGCCGCAGCAGCGCGACGACGAGACCGGCCGCAACGGCGTCGAGGCGTTCATCGCGGGCACCGTCGACCGCTGA
- a CDS encoding MFS transporter, which produces MSATTHTQAPQLDGTAPKMSHGEVLEALSGLLLGMFVAILSSTVVSNALPTIVNDLHGTESGYTWVVTAALLATTISTPIWGKLSDLFSKKLLVQSALVLYVLASAVAGLSTNMGTLITLRVFQGIGGGGLLALAQVILASMVSPRERGRYSGYLGATFALATVGGPLIGGVLTEHLSWHWCFYVGIPFAVLAFVVLQFKLKLPAQPRRAVSIDYLGALLIAAGISALLIWVSLAGTEFDWASWWTVGLVAAGVVLLALAVLAEHRATEPIVPLKFFRNPTIALSAAASLFVGVAMFGATIFLSQYFQLARHETPTMAGVMTIPMIVGLFLASTVAGQFITRTGRWKAWLVVGGVLLTAGLGLMGTIEYDTNYWVVAPYMALIGLGVGMMMQNLVLAVQNVAEPRDMGSASSFVAFARSLGGAIGVSALGAVLGHRVTTHLQDGLTAARIDPAAALSSLGSSTGVPNLGAIPEPVRSIVQAAYGSSIADVFLLAAPFALVAFVITLFFKERALRTDGGQDAPAAAAPAKIDAAAMNGAQIDGAQHQHPEREEVPSVPAQSTRTDAGLTLSGTVRHHDSRPLAGAVVTLADQSGQQVARTASRDDGGYSLALPTGGTYLLIVAAAHVAPAATLVGIGDTSVTRDVVLSGRSAITGRVLAHEPHQADEPLRTHGVQGALVTLTDVTGEVVGSTRTDGGGGYAFDQLMGGAYVLTAQSESHRPLARSVEVPDAGALACDLVLTGGGRLTGTVVAASDGRVLREASVTLVDADGEVVGSVVTGPDGSYSFEDLAGGHYTLTAAGFAPVAASVDVEEDSVSAARITLGTGTGPAVLDLTRFDARSEQR; this is translated from the coding sequence ATGAGCGCCACCACCCACACCCAGGCCCCGCAGCTGGACGGCACCGCCCCCAAGATGAGCCACGGGGAGGTCCTCGAGGCGCTGTCGGGCCTGCTGCTGGGCATGTTCGTCGCGATCCTGTCCTCGACGGTCGTCTCGAACGCGCTGCCCACCATCGTCAACGACCTGCACGGCACCGAGTCCGGCTACACGTGGGTCGTCACCGCCGCGCTGCTCGCCACGACGATCTCCACCCCCATCTGGGGCAAGCTGTCCGACCTCTTCTCCAAGAAGCTGCTCGTCCAGTCCGCCCTGGTGCTCTACGTCCTGGCCTCGGCCGTCGCCGGCCTGTCCACCAACATGGGCACGCTCATCACCCTGCGCGTGTTCCAGGGCATCGGCGGCGGCGGCCTGCTCGCGCTGGCCCAGGTGATCCTCGCCTCGATGGTCAGCCCCCGCGAGCGCGGCCGGTACTCCGGCTACCTCGGCGCGACGTTCGCCCTCGCGACCGTCGGCGGCCCCCTCATCGGCGGCGTCCTGACCGAGCACCTGTCCTGGCACTGGTGCTTCTACGTCGGCATCCCCTTCGCCGTCCTGGCCTTCGTCGTCCTGCAGTTCAAGCTCAAGCTGCCGGCCCAGCCCCGCCGCGCCGTCTCCATCGACTACCTCGGCGCCCTGCTCATCGCCGCCGGCATCTCCGCGCTGCTCATCTGGGTGTCGCTGGCCGGCACCGAGTTCGACTGGGCGTCCTGGTGGACCGTCGGTCTCGTCGCCGCCGGCGTCGTCCTGCTGGCCCTGGCCGTCCTGGCCGAGCACCGCGCCACCGAGCCGATCGTCCCGCTGAAGTTCTTCCGGAACCCGACCATCGCGCTGTCGGCCGCCGCCAGCCTCTTCGTCGGGGTCGCCATGTTCGGCGCCACGATCTTCCTCAGCCAGTACTTCCAGCTCGCCCGCCACGAGACGCCCACCATGGCCGGCGTCATGACCATCCCGATGATCGTCGGGCTGTTCCTCGCCTCCACCGTCGCCGGGCAGTTCATCACCCGCACCGGCCGCTGGAAGGCCTGGCTCGTCGTCGGCGGCGTGCTGCTCACCGCCGGCCTGGGCCTCATGGGCACCATCGAGTACGACACGAACTACTGGGTCGTCGCCCCGTACATGGCCCTCATCGGCCTGGGCGTCGGCATGATGATGCAGAACCTCGTCCTGGCCGTGCAGAACGTCGCCGAGCCCCGGGACATGGGCTCGGCGTCCTCCTTCGTCGCCTTCGCCCGCAGCCTCGGCGGGGCCATCGGAGTCTCAGCCCTCGGCGCCGTCCTGGGCCACCGGGTCACCACCCACCTCCAGGACGGGCTGACCGCCGCCCGCATCGACCCCGCCGCGGCCCTGTCCTCGCTGGGCTCCAGCACCGGCGTGCCGAACCTCGGGGCGATCCCCGAGCCGGTCCGCTCGATCGTGCAGGCCGCCTACGGCTCCTCCATCGCCGACGTCTTCCTGCTCGCCGCGCCGTTCGCGCTCGTCGCCTTCGTCATCACCCTGTTCTTCAAGGAGCGCGCGCTGCGCACCGACGGCGGCCAGGACGCCCCCGCGGCGGCCGCACCTGCGAAGATCGACGCAGCTGCGATGAACGGTGCTCAGATCGACGGTGCCCAGCACCAGCACCCCGAGCGGGAGGAGGTCCCCAGCGTGCCTGCCCAGTCCACGCGCACCGACGCCGGGCTCACGTTGTCCGGCACCGTGCGCCACCACGACTCCCGGCCGCTGGCCGGCGCCGTCGTGACCCTGGCCGACCAGTCCGGCCAGCAGGTCGCCCGCACCGCCAGCCGCGACGACGGCGGCTACTCCCTGGCCCTGCCCACCGGCGGGACCTACCTGCTCATCGTCGCGGCCGCCCACGTGGCCCCCGCCGCGACCCTCGTGGGCATCGGCGACACCTCCGTGACCCGCGACGTCGTGCTGTCGGGGCGCTCGGCCATCACGGGCCGGGTCCTGGCCCACGAGCCGCACCAGGCCGACGAGCCGCTGCGCACCCACGGCGTGCAGGGCGCCCTGGTCACCCTCACCGACGTCACCGGCGAGGTCGTCGGGTCCACCCGGACCGACGGCGGCGGCGGGTACGCCTTCGACCAGCTCATGGGCGGCGCCTACGTGCTGACCGCCCAGAGCGAGTCGCACCGGCCGCTGGCCCGCAGCGTCGAGGTGCCCGACGCCGGCGCCCTGGCCTGCGACCTCGTCCTGACCGGCGGGGGCCGCCTCACCGGCACCGTGGTCGCCGCCAGCGACGGCCGCGTCCTGCGGGAGGCGTCCGTCACCCTCGTCGACGCCGACGGCGAGGTCGTCGGGTCCGTCGTCACCGGCCCCGACGGCAGCTACTCCTTCGAGGACCTCGCCGGCGGCCACTACACGCTGACCGCGGCCGGGTTCGCCCCCGTGGCCGCGTCCGTCGACGTCGAGGAGGACTCGGTGTCCGCCGCCCGGATCACCCTCGGGACCGGCACCGGTCCCGCCGTGCTCGACCTGACGCGCTTCGACGCCCGCTCGGAGCAGCGGTGA
- a CDS encoding helix-turn-helix transcriptional regulator, which yields MVRKRGDVVLLAVLALLADGPMHGYEVRKRLDQRLGLFRALSYGTLYPALRALQAGGCITETTEQRLPGTISPKRARVVYEITAHGRDRLADLLEESGPEVWEDDAFGVHFALFARVAPRTRLRILEGRRARLLERLEVMNRSIERTQAQLDSYALEAQRHGLETVRSEVDWLERLITAEHTPNHHPEEKP from the coding sequence GTGGTGCGCAAACGGGGTGACGTCGTCCTGCTGGCGGTCCTGGCCCTGCTGGCCGACGGCCCGATGCACGGCTACGAGGTCCGCAAGCGGCTCGACCAGCGCCTCGGGCTCTTCCGGGCCCTGAGCTACGGCACCCTCTACCCGGCCCTGCGGGCGCTGCAGGCCGGCGGCTGCATCACCGAGACCACCGAGCAGCGCCTCCCCGGCACCATCAGCCCCAAGCGGGCCCGCGTCGTGTACGAGATCACCGCCCACGGCCGGGACCGGCTCGCCGACCTGCTCGAGGAGTCCGGCCCGGAGGTGTGGGAGGACGACGCCTTCGGCGTCCACTTCGCCCTCTTCGCCCGCGTCGCCCCGCGCACCCGCCTGCGCATCCTCGAGGGCCGCCGGGCCCGGCTGCTCGAACGCCTCGAGGTCATGAACCGCTCCATCGAGCGCACCCAGGCCCAGCTCGACTCCTACGCCCTGGAGGCCCAGCGGCACGGTCTGGAGACCGTGCGCAGCGAGGTCGACTGGCTCGAACGCCTCATCACCGCAGAGCACACCCCGAACCACCACCCCGAGGAGAAACCCTGA
- a CDS encoding MarR family winged helix-turn-helix transcriptional regulator encodes MATPHACAALVDVFPDLLRARRCLVGTLNTPAVAALAVVHQHGPLRLSEVAEHLSLDLSTVSRQVSHLKAKGLLRATPDPDDGRSHRLTVTDAGVEDLRAFRRTVVDRLVGQLGSWHDEDVQDLTRLLGRLARTTGCTPATTPAPPENAHTHQENPLQANA; translated from the coding sequence ATGGCCACCCCGCACGCGTGCGCAGCGCTCGTCGACGTCTTCCCGGACCTGCTCCGGGCCCGCCGCTGCCTGGTCGGCACGCTGAACACCCCCGCCGTCGCCGCCCTGGCCGTCGTCCACCAGCACGGCCCGCTGCGCCTGAGCGAAGTCGCCGAGCACCTCTCGCTCGACCTGTCGACCGTCAGCCGCCAGGTGTCGCACCTGAAGGCCAAGGGCCTGCTGCGCGCCACCCCCGACCCCGACGACGGGCGCTCGCACCGGCTGACCGTCACCGACGCCGGGGTCGAGGACCTGCGCGCGTTCCGGCGCACCGTCGTCGACCGGCTCGTCGGCCAGCTCGGCAGCTGGCACGACGAGGACGTCCAGGACCTCACCCGGCTGCTCGGGCGCCTCGCGCGCACCACCGGGTGCACCCCCGCGACCACGCCGGCACCGCCGGAGAACGCCCACACCCACCAGGAGAACCCGTTGCAGGCGAACGCATGA